The Actinocatenispora sera genome has a window encoding:
- a CDS encoding MSCRAMM family protein, translating into MAVHLTTGWPLLAAAAALAVVVALVVLILIAVRRARRRAEAAASPDPATPAGAPAGADQLGGSADTRSPGTAPRGQSPVGAPRGQSLGREVPTRTPGAGAQPAPRTAPDPPAIGPADRLAIGDAAPAADEPVPVTERRWSEIDMRELAAASRQLARPVLRGVVTGGSGEPLADAVLTVINVAGGQAGNARTGADGGYQLTMPAEGGYVVIARGLNHEPHAATVEVHGVLTTCDIRLASSAGLTGTVADPDGSPVAGATVILTNTSGAVVSALRSNAHGGYGVTDLTPGLYTVTATAPEREPMALLVDVPPTGIARQDVTFAPRTLTLAGTTRHSDGRPLADIRVSVVDSSGTEVATTYSDAAGRYEFAGLRPGHYTVAASGYPLVSTPLDAIGRVEDHDIRLGYAGSPATTATVDEEYAQ; encoded by the coding sequence ATGGCCGTGCACTTGACGACCGGCTGGCCGCTGCTGGCTGCCGCCGCCGCGCTGGCGGTGGTCGTCGCTCTGGTCGTACTGATTCTGATCGCGGTCCGGCGCGCCCGCCGGCGCGCGGAGGCGGCGGCCTCGCCCGACCCGGCAACCCCGGCGGGCGCACCGGCCGGGGCGGACCAGCTGGGCGGGTCCGCCGATACCCGGTCGCCGGGCACCGCGCCGCGGGGGCAGTCGCCGGTCGGCGCACCGCGAGGGCAGTCACTGGGCCGAGAGGTTCCGACCCGGACGCCGGGCGCCGGTGCGCAACCCGCGCCGCGTACCGCGCCGGACCCTCCCGCGATCGGTCCCGCCGACCGCCTCGCGATCGGCGATGCGGCACCGGCCGCGGACGAGCCGGTACCGGTGACCGAGCGGCGCTGGTCGGAGATCGACATGCGCGAGCTCGCCGCCGCCTCCCGGCAGCTGGCCCGGCCGGTACTGCGGGGCGTGGTGACCGGCGGGTCCGGGGAGCCGCTCGCCGACGCCGTACTGACCGTCATCAACGTGGCGGGCGGGCAGGCCGGCAACGCCCGGACCGGTGCCGACGGCGGCTACCAGCTGACCATGCCGGCCGAGGGCGGGTACGTGGTGATCGCGCGCGGCCTCAACCACGAGCCGCACGCCGCCACCGTCGAGGTGCACGGCGTGCTGACCACCTGCGACATCCGGCTGGCCTCGTCGGCCGGGCTGACCGGTACGGTCGCCGACCCGGACGGCTCGCCGGTCGCCGGCGCGACGGTGATCCTGACCAACACCTCCGGAGCGGTGGTGTCCGCGCTGCGCAGCAACGCGCACGGCGGCTACGGCGTGACCGACCTGACCCCGGGGCTGTACACGGTGACCGCGACGGCGCCGGAGCGCGAACCGATGGCGCTGCTGGTCGACGTCCCACCGACCGGTATCGCCCGGCAGGACGTCACGTTCGCACCGCGCACGCTGACCCTCGCCGGCACCACCCGGCACTCCGACGGCCGGCCGCTGGCCGACATCCGGGTGTCGGTCGTGGACAGTTCCGGTACCGAGGTTGCGACGACCTACTCCGACGCGGCCGGCCGGTACGAGTTCGCCGGGCTGCGGCCGGGGCACTACACCGTCGCCGCGTCCGGCTACCCGCTGGTCAGCACGCCGCTGGACGCCATCGGCCGGGTCGAGGACCACGACATCAGACTGGGGTACGCCGGGTCGCCGGCGACCACCGCCACCGTCGACGAGGAGTACGCGCAATGA
- a CDS encoding MFS transporter, with product MPQPADPPSPGAPDRADPLGGGPHSGDPSHGGDRSHGGALLVAMGLCVALVVGMVSALNLGIPLLSASDLHPSAEAVVWVVDGYVAVFACLLIPAGALADRLGRKGTLLAGMSVFGLGAASCALAPTTGVLIAGRMLSGVGAAAVLPSTLALLLASVPTAAGTSTRSLTGHGRSRRIAAWSSMTGLAAVLGNVGGGAALQTGSWRVLFAAAVPLTAAAVAVTALAAPRVPRHAGRPDPVGAALLTAGVLALLFAVIAAPRYGWLTAPVVAAAALAVLLLAGWVRHGCRARSPLLDPRILAAPAVRAGALGMALTFVGMFAVMYLNGQFLQYVRGFSVLGSGLRLLPMAAALYLAPRAGVAITRRYGRRAGVGAGLLVLVAGLAVLGNMDAHTGYPGYVLGVVLVAAGCGLAGPVLSEVMVTALPASAAGTGSGLQSLTRELGSAVGVAVAGSLITAGFDARLPPAAGDPSTVAAALAATGVDRAAVLDAFTGAAGAALRTVAVAVAVLGVLVMWWLPRGRRAGQNAHTGPDGGG from the coding sequence ATGCCGCAGCCAGCTGATCCACCCTCGCCGGGCGCGCCGGACCGGGCCGACCCACTCGGCGGTGGCCCGCACAGCGGTGACCCGAGCCACGGCGGTGACCGGAGCCACGGCGGTGCGCTGCTGGTGGCGATGGGGCTGTGCGTGGCGCTGGTGGTCGGCATGGTCTCGGCGCTGAACCTGGGCATCCCGCTGCTGTCGGCGAGCGACCTGCACCCCTCCGCGGAGGCCGTGGTGTGGGTCGTCGACGGGTACGTGGCGGTCTTCGCGTGCCTGCTGATCCCGGCCGGCGCGCTGGCGGACCGGTTGGGCCGCAAGGGAACCCTGCTCGCCGGAATGAGCGTGTTCGGCCTCGGCGCCGCGAGCTGCGCGCTGGCACCGACCACCGGCGTCCTGATCGCCGGCCGGATGCTGTCCGGCGTCGGCGCCGCCGCGGTACTACCCAGCACCCTCGCGCTGCTGCTCGCCTCCGTCCCGACCGCCGCGGGAACCTCGACCCGGAGCCTGACCGGGCACGGTCGCAGCCGACGGATCGCGGCCTGGTCGTCGATGACCGGCCTGGCCGCGGTGCTCGGCAACGTCGGCGGCGGCGCCGCGCTGCAGACCGGTTCCTGGCGGGTGCTGTTCGCCGCCGCCGTACCGCTGACCGCGGCCGCGGTGGCCGTCACCGCCCTGGCCGCCCCGCGGGTACCGCGGCATGCCGGCCGGCCCGATCCGGTGGGTGCGGCACTGCTGACCGCCGGCGTGCTGGCGCTGCTGTTCGCGGTGATCGCCGCACCCCGGTACGGCTGGCTCACCGCGCCGGTCGTCGCCGCCGCGGCGCTCGCGGTACTGCTGCTCGCCGGGTGGGTGCGGCATGGCTGCCGGGCGCGCTCGCCGCTGCTGGACCCGCGCATCCTCGCCGCGCCGGCGGTCCGCGCCGGGGCCCTCGGGATGGCCCTGACCTTCGTCGGCATGTTCGCGGTGATGTACCTCAACGGCCAGTTCCTGCAGTACGTCCGGGGCTTCTCGGTACTGGGGTCCGGGCTGCGGCTGCTGCCGATGGCGGCGGCGCTGTACCTGGCGCCGCGCGCCGGCGTCGCGATCACCCGCCGGTACGGGCGGCGGGCCGGGGTCGGCGCCGGGCTGCTGGTGCTCGTCGCCGGGCTCGCCGTGCTCGGCAACATGGACGCACACACCGGCTACCCCGGCTACGTGCTCGGCGTGGTACTGGTCGCGGCCGGGTGTGGGCTGGCCGGGCCGGTGCTGTCGGAGGTGATGGTGACCGCGCTGCCGGCGTCCGCCGCCGGTACCGGATCGGGGCTGCAGAGCCTGACCCGGGAGCTCGGCAGCGCGGTCGGCGTCGCGGTCGCCGGCAGCCTGATCACCGCCGGGTTCGACGCTCGGTTGCCGCCGGCGGCCGGGGATCCGAGCACGGTGGCGGCCGCGCTCGCGGCCACCGGCGTCGACCGCGCCGCCGTGCTCGACGCGTTCACCGGTGCGGCCGGCGCCGCGCTGCGCACCGTCGCCGTCGCCGTCGCGGTACTGGGCGTGCTCGTGATGTGGTGGCTGCCGCGCGGGCGACGTGCCGGTCAGAATGCCCACACCGGCCCGGACGGCGGTGGGTAG
- a CDS encoding GGDEF domain-containing protein, whose amino-acid sequence MSLLVPGESSESGPTPEASARLFDALVESSPHPIAVYALDTGVIDYVNLGMVGLTGLSRAGLVGARLHDLLTEVKPSTGYSDGRLNGQYGLALPTGRTRIIEARTELIAAPGGSCGHLIAWDVTEQAGVQRKLAYQATHDALTGLYNEAHAVAYLSSALRHLRADHDHSIAVIYLDLNGFKRINDSYGHQVGDEILAAAARRLASVTRAGDLAARLHGDEFLVVCKVNNTIHAAHIVDRIRAVLREPYPVAGGALHAPASIGVAVAIDPAVRADALVRCADQRMYSDKRLIRIA is encoded by the coding sequence ATGTCCCTGCTGGTTCCCGGCGAGAGTTCCGAGAGCGGGCCGACACCCGAGGCGTCGGCCCGGTTGTTCGACGCCCTGGTGGAGTCGTCCCCACACCCGATCGCGGTCTACGCACTGGACACCGGTGTGATCGACTACGTCAACCTCGGCATGGTCGGGTTGACCGGCCTGTCCCGGGCCGGCCTGGTCGGCGCCCGGTTGCACGACCTGCTCACCGAGGTCAAGCCGAGCACCGGCTACTCCGACGGCCGCCTCAACGGACAGTACGGTCTCGCCCTGCCGACCGGCCGGACCCGCATCATCGAGGCACGCACCGAACTGATCGCCGCACCCGGCGGCAGCTGCGGCCACCTGATCGCCTGGGACGTCACCGAGCAGGCCGGCGTCCAGCGCAAGCTCGCCTACCAGGCCACCCACGACGCGCTGACCGGGCTGTACAACGAGGCACACGCGGTCGCCTACCTGTCCAGCGCGCTGCGGCACCTGCGCGCCGACCACGACCACAGCATCGCGGTGATCTACCTCGACCTGAACGGCTTCAAGCGCATCAACGATTCGTACGGGCACCAGGTCGGCGACGAGATCCTCGCCGCCGCGGCCCGGCGGCTCGCCTCGGTGACCCGCGCCGGTGACCTCGCCGCTCGGCTGCACGGCGACGAGTTCCTGGTCGTCTGCAAGGTGAACAACACGATCCACGCCGCGCACATCGTGGACCGGATCCGTGCCGTGCTGCGCGAGCCGTACCCGGTGGCCGGCGGCGCGCTGCACGCCCCGGCCAGCATCGGCGTCGCGGTGGCGATCGATCCGGCGGTGCGCGCCGATGCCCTGGTGCGCTGCGCGGACCAGCGGATGTACAGCGACAAGCGGCTGATTCGGATCGCCTGA
- a CDS encoding roadblock/LC7 domain-containing protein, with product MTARPDGTMGWLLAQFARDVGAAHAIAVSADGLLVASSGRLPTEAGEQLAAIAAGTTSLAAGGAELLGGGRVVQTVVEMSVGLLFLMSIGDGACLAVLAPPDCDVGRIGYEMTRLVDRVGPVLNPGHRGDALREGS from the coding sequence ATGACGGCGCGACCCGACGGCACGATGGGCTGGCTGCTCGCGCAGTTCGCGCGCGACGTCGGTGCCGCGCACGCCATCGCGGTCTCCGCCGACGGCCTGCTGGTCGCCTCGTCCGGCCGGCTGCCCACCGAGGCCGGCGAGCAACTCGCCGCCATCGCCGCCGGTACCACCTCGCTCGCCGCCGGCGGGGCGGAGCTGCTCGGCGGCGGCCGGGTGGTACAGACCGTCGTCGAGATGTCGGTCGGCCTGCTGTTTCTGATGAGCATCGGCGACGGCGCCTGCCTCGCCGTCCTCGCTCCCCCGGACTGCGACGTCGGCCGGATCGGCTACGAGATGACCCGCCTGGTCGACCGCGTCGGCCCCGTCCTCAACCCCGGCCACCGCGGCGACGCCCTGCGGGAGGGGTCGTGA
- a CDS encoding YceI family protein, producing MTGQALTVRIESGDGWPVAGAIFTLTDLSGQQAGIAVADEEGGARLDSPSPGPYTAIFTAPGFSPSATAVVVPNGRPAELGTVRLDRIATETTLPEPGVWTIDPMHTTVGVTVQHAGISSVRGRFTEFAGSLMIGSPTESSTVTATIQADSVDTANKMRDDHLRSPDFLNVAEHPTITYRGVGMTPAGPDRWSVRGDLTLCGQTRPVPLDLRYLGVDTDPFGVVRAGFSASAQLRRQDFRISFAQTLATGIAMVGSTVRVTLDVEAVQGDTLPY from the coding sequence ATGACCGGCCAGGCCCTGACGGTACGGATCGAGTCCGGCGACGGGTGGCCGGTGGCCGGCGCGATCTTCACGCTCACCGACCTGTCCGGCCAGCAGGCCGGGATCGCGGTCGCCGACGAGGAGGGCGGCGCCCGGCTCGACTCGCCGTCGCCCGGCCCGTACACCGCGATCTTCACCGCGCCGGGCTTCAGCCCGTCGGCGACCGCCGTGGTCGTGCCGAACGGGCGACCGGCCGAGCTGGGCACGGTCCGGTTGGACCGGATCGCCACCGAGACGACGCTGCCCGAGCCCGGCGTCTGGACCATCGACCCGATGCACACGACGGTCGGCGTCACCGTGCAGCACGCCGGCATCTCGTCCGTGCGTGGCCGGTTCACCGAGTTCGCCGGATCGCTCATGATCGGCTCGCCGACCGAGTCGTCCACGGTCACCGCGACCATCCAGGCCGACTCGGTCGACACCGCGAACAAGATGCGCGACGACCACCTGCGCTCGCCGGACTTCCTGAACGTCGCCGAGCATCCGACCATCACCTACCGCGGGGTCGGGATGACGCCGGCCGGGCCGGACCGGTGGTCCGTGCGGGGCGACCTGACGCTGTGCGGGCAGACCCGGCCGGTGCCGCTGGACCTGCGGTACCTCGGTGTGGACACCGACCCGTTCGGCGTGGTGCGGGCCGGGTTCAGCGCCAGCGCGCAGCTGCGCCGTCAGGACTTCCGGATCTCGTTCGCGCAGACGCTCGCCACCGGCATCGCCATGGTCGGCAGTACCGTCCGGGTCACCCTCGACGTGGAGGCGGTCCAGGGCGACACCCTGCCGTACTGA
- the treY gene encoding malto-oligosyltrehalose synthase has product MAAPRATYRVQVRPDFDFDATAGIADYLAALGVTHLYSAPQLAATPGSAHGYDVVDHSRTNPELGGEEGRLRLLAALRRNGLGLVLDIVPNHMGVARPEVNAAWWDLLRLGRDAEHAGWFDVDWSAGKLVLPVLGDEDTPALSIVDDELRYHEHRFPIAPGTEGDDPAAVHARQHYRLVSWRDDELLTYRRFFAVTELAALRVEDPAVRDATHAEILRWYRAGDLDGIRVDHPDGLRDPGGYLNWLARSAPDAWLIVEKILTAGERLPAWPVAGTTGYDALREVTGLFVDPRGAAALTAVDEPFDDLAYAGRRQAVTELLGAELARLVRLVPELDAPTARDALAEIAANFGVYRSYLPAGLEQLTAAATAAGLRRPELSGALAALLPRLSDPADELAARFQQLTGAVVAKGVEDTADYRYTGFLVGDEVGGTPDEVSRTVAEFHTGCRSRQADQPTSMTTLSTHDTKRSEDVRARLAVLAEIPDEWLDLSRRLMEAVPLADDAVARLLWQTAVGAWPIERERLQAVLLKSAREANTATSWRDPDADFEAALAAVIDRIHDDPWLHDTLARFADRITPFGWSNSLGQKLVQLTMPGVPDVYQGCELWDYSLVDPDNRRPVDFAVRRELLARLDDGWRPPVDATGAAKLLVTSRALRLRRDRPDAFSDHRPLAVRGAAAEHAVAYDRGGVAVAATRLPVGLADRGGWQDTVLELPAGDHTDVLTGRTFAGTVKLVELLESYPVALLATSLR; this is encoded by the coding sequence ATGGCCGCCCCGCGCGCCACCTACCGGGTGCAGGTCCGGCCGGACTTCGACTTCGACGCCACCGCCGGCATCGCCGACTACCTCGCCGCGCTCGGCGTCACCCACCTGTACTCGGCGCCGCAGCTTGCGGCCACCCCCGGCTCGGCGCACGGCTACGACGTCGTCGACCACTCCCGCACGAACCCGGAGCTGGGCGGCGAGGAGGGCCGGCTGCGGCTGCTGGCGGCGTTGCGGCGCAACGGTCTCGGCCTGGTGCTCGACATCGTGCCGAACCACATGGGGGTGGCCCGGCCGGAGGTCAACGCCGCCTGGTGGGACCTGCTGCGGCTCGGTCGCGACGCCGAGCACGCCGGCTGGTTCGACGTCGACTGGTCCGCGGGCAAGCTCGTGCTGCCGGTCCTCGGCGACGAGGACACCCCGGCACTGTCCATCGTGGACGACGAGCTGCGGTACCACGAGCACCGGTTCCCGATCGCACCCGGCACCGAGGGCGACGACCCGGCCGCCGTGCACGCCCGCCAGCACTACCGGCTGGTGTCCTGGCGCGACGACGAGCTGCTCACCTACCGCCGGTTCTTCGCGGTCACCGAACTCGCCGCGCTGCGGGTGGAGGACCCCGCCGTCCGGGACGCCACCCACGCCGAGATCCTCCGCTGGTACCGCGCGGGAGATCTCGACGGGATCCGGGTCGACCATCCCGACGGGCTGCGCGACCCTGGCGGCTACCTCAACTGGCTCGCCCGCTCGGCGCCGGACGCCTGGCTGATCGTGGAGAAGATCCTCACCGCCGGCGAGCGCCTGCCGGCCTGGCCGGTCGCCGGCACCACCGGGTACGACGCGCTGCGCGAGGTGACCGGGCTGTTCGTCGACCCGCGCGGCGCGGCCGCCCTGACCGCGGTCGACGAACCGTTCGACGACCTCGCCTACGCCGGCCGGCGGCAGGCGGTCACCGAACTGTTGGGCGCCGAACTGGCCCGGCTGGTCCGGCTGGTGCCCGAGCTGGACGCGCCGACAGCCCGCGACGCGCTCGCCGAGATAGCCGCGAACTTCGGCGTCTACCGCTCGTACCTGCCGGCCGGCCTCGAGCAGCTGACGGCCGCGGCCACCGCCGCCGGGCTGCGCCGGCCGGAACTGTCCGGTGCCCTCGCCGCGCTGCTGCCCCGGCTGTCCGACCCGGCCGACGAGCTCGCCGCCCGGTTCCAGCAGCTGACCGGCGCGGTCGTCGCCAAGGGCGTCGAGGACACCGCCGACTACCGCTACACCGGGTTCCTGGTCGGCGACGAGGTCGGCGGCACCCCCGACGAGGTGTCCCGTACCGTCGCCGAGTTCCACACCGGCTGCCGGTCCCGGCAGGCCGACCAGCCGACCTCGATGACCACCCTGTCCACCCACGACACCAAGCGCAGCGAGGACGTGCGGGCCCGCCTCGCGGTGCTGGCCGAGATCCCGGACGAGTGGCTGGATCTCTCCCGCCGGCTGATGGAGGCGGTACCGCTGGCCGACGACGCGGTCGCCCGGCTCCTGTGGCAGACCGCGGTGGGCGCCTGGCCGATCGAGCGGGAGCGGCTGCAGGCGGTGCTGCTCAAGTCCGCCCGCGAGGCCAACACCGCGACCAGCTGGCGCGACCCGGACGCCGACTTCGAGGCGGCGCTGGCCGCCGTGATCGACCGGATCCACGACGATCCGTGGCTGCACGACACGCTGGCCCGGTTCGCCGACCGGATCACGCCGTTCGGCTGGAGCAACTCGCTCGGCCAGAAGCTCGTGCAGCTGACCATGCCCGGCGTACCCGACGTGTACCAGGGCTGCGAGCTGTGGGACTACTCGCTGGTCGACCCGGACAACCGCCGCCCGGTCGACTTCGCGGTACGCCGGGAGCTGCTCGCCCGGCTCGACGACGGCTGGCGTCCCCCCGTGGACGCCACCGGAGCGGCCAAGCTGCTGGTCACCTCGCGCGCGCTGCGGCTGCGCCGGGACCGCCCGGACGCGTTCTCCGACCACCGGCCGCTCGCGGTGCGGGGGGCGGCGGCCGAGCACGCGGTGGCGTACGACCGGGGCGGGGTCGCCGTGGCCGCCACCCGGCTGCCGGTCGGGCTCGCGGACCGCGGCGGCTGGCAGGACACCGTGCTCGAGCTGCCGGCCGGCGACCACACCGACGTGCTCACCGGCCGTACGTTCGCCGGCACCGTCAAGCTCGTCGAGCTTCTCGAAAGCTATCCCGTAGCGCTGCTCGCCACCTCTTTGCGCTGA